In Leptospira ellinghausenii, the following proteins share a genomic window:
- a CDS encoding methyl-accepting chemotaxis protein — translation MHSYFSNISIRLRLILLPLPILLFLLIVLVLYIQSQNKEIDFSAKEQKGIEIIKPVYFAFKVALPKFKIGNENVDDLKPVMEEGKATILKSGILSEDSKQIQKWNTYLTHERFDQETTRNFLEDTQDLAVKIGDHSNLILDPKLESYYQMDIILFQIPMLWKHVGQLKELIRDEYLGENRKRKTFSNISYTKSIISINAIENICINITSSYKKTMENAPTYQEKIQKNIDQTNQACNAYVDELKKILITEVNKPDSSDELFNIIHKGTFLGSEIQNFSILVFENIIKDRLSEQKFHRLVNLLILVLALSLSILLIFLIFKSINIPLKTVLTKVEELSSGDADLTKKLPSFGENEIGEISGSINRFVNQLHDIIVQLKHSVNQVEKSSDQLKHDALSVSDNASGLASTSEEAAASLEELSSSFEVMFGSISDETKNIAKIAEEIRNIEYSIVNIEKELNQLSIEAVASTKLADNGNLSIRSTDNSMEEIRVVTKEISGIVDLITDISEQTNLLALNASIEAARAGDAGRGFAVVAEEISKLADKTRASVKNIMTLIAKSDSAVTIGVNHVNDTVKVLNEIVGQSNRIQTGVEKLKGEISSQSNSLTNVSHELKELQLLAESIETSCQEQKRTSEDMVVSVNSLSGSAQELAQSSEDLNRVSVTISSVAKTISTIANSFETSVD, via the coding sequence ATGCATTCTTATTTTTCCAATATATCCATTCGACTCAGACTGATCCTTTTACCTCTTCCGATCCTTTTGTTTTTACTAATTGTCCTCGTTTTGTACATTCAATCACAAAACAAGGAAATTGATTTCTCAGCGAAAGAACAGAAAGGTATCGAGATCATCAAACCTGTTTATTTTGCATTTAAAGTTGCATTGCCGAAATTCAAAATTGGGAATGAGAATGTAGATGATTTAAAACCTGTGATGGAAGAAGGCAAGGCTACAATCCTTAAATCAGGAATCCTTTCTGAAGATTCAAAACAAATCCAAAAATGGAATACGTATTTAACTCACGAACGATTTGACCAAGAAACAACTCGCAATTTTTTGGAAGATACACAAGACTTAGCTGTAAAGATTGGAGACCATTCCAATTTGATATTGGATCCAAAACTGGAATCCTATTACCAAATGGATATCATTCTGTTTCAAATTCCCATGTTATGGAAACATGTCGGCCAATTAAAAGAATTAATTAGAGATGAATACCTAGGAGAAAATCGAAAACGAAAAACCTTTTCGAATATCAGTTATACAAAATCAATCATATCAATCAATGCGATTGAGAACATTTGTATCAATATAACAAGTTCTTATAAAAAAACAATGGAGAATGCGCCAACATATCAAGAGAAGATTCAAAAAAACATAGACCAAACAAACCAAGCTTGTAATGCATATGTTGATGAATTGAAAAAAATATTGATAACAGAAGTGAACAAACCTGATTCATCCGATGAATTATTCAACATCATACATAAGGGAACATTTTTAGGATCGGAAATTCAAAATTTTTCCATTTTGGTTTTTGAAAACATAATTAAGGATCGTTTGTCTGAACAGAAATTCCACCGGTTGGTTAATCTCCTCATTCTTGTGTTGGCACTAAGTCTATCCATACTTCTGATTTTTCTTATCTTTAAAAGTATCAACATACCTTTAAAAACTGTTTTAACGAAAGTTGAGGAATTATCGAGTGGAGATGCAGATCTAACAAAAAAATTACCTTCGTTTGGTGAGAATGAAATTGGCGAAATTTCAGGTTCCATCAATCGTTTTGTAAACCAATTGCATGATATCATTGTGCAACTGAAACATTCAGTTAACCAAGTTGAAAAAAGTTCAGACCAATTAAAACACGATGCTCTATCGGTGTCTGATAATGCATCTGGACTCGCTTCCACTTCGGAAGAAGCAGCTGCTTCATTAGAAGAATTATCTTCTTCCTTTGAAGTTATGTTTGGATCTATCTCTGATGAAACCAAAAACATTGCTAAAATTGCAGAAGAAATTCGAAATATCGAATATTCCATTGTGAATATTGAAAAAGAACTCAATCAGTTATCAATTGAAGCTGTTGCATCAACTAAATTGGCGGATAATGGAAATTTATCGATCCGAAGTACGGATAATTCAATGGAAGAAATCCGAGTGGTGACAAAAGAAATTTCTGGGATTGTAGATTTGATCACTGATATCTCTGAACAAACAAATTTACTTGCGCTCAATGCAAGTATCGAGGCTGCTCGAGCTGGTGATGCAGGAAGAGGTTTTGCAGTAGTAGCGGAAGAGATCTCAAAACTTGCTGATAAAACAAGAGCATCTGTAAAGAATATTATGACTTTAATTGCGAAGAGTGATTCTGCAGTCACGATTGGTGTGAATCATGTGAATGATACAGTAAAAGTTTTGAATGAAATTGTTGGCCAATCTAATCGGATACAAACAGGTGTTGAAAAGCTAAAGGGAGAAATTTCATCACAATCAAATAGTTTAACCAATGTATCTCACGAACTTAAAGAACTTCAATTATTGGCAGAATCAATCGAAACATCTTGCCAAGAACAAAAACGAACTTCAGAAGATATGGTCGTCAGTGTGAATTCTCTTTCAGGTAGTGCCCAGGAACTTGCTCAAAGTTCGGAAGATCTAAACCGAGTAAGTGTCACGATTAGTAGTGTGGCAAAAACGATTTCAACGATTGCCAATTCGTTTGAAACGAGTGTTGATTAA
- a CDS encoding tetratricopeptide repeat protein has protein sequence MAVDNDYLSYMNKGNYAMALNLLDQALLQNPEDPILLYNFALCCFQTKNFKKTIQVLDRILSEYPGFIELDNVYRLKVFSLVELKEWESAEGIIKERLQIAIDDAKLLSFLAHVYEYTHRLEDAISIHRRILKANPDYKNSLNSLGYLLALKKKLTAEERAEAIRSLKKALELDPNNPAYLDSFGYFLQTNGKPEEAWKAYRKALQKNPNHPVLLERLKNLKK, from the coding sequence ATGGCAGTAGACAACGATTACCTTTCTTATATGAACAAAGGCAATTATGCCATGGCCTTAAACCTTCTCGACCAAGCATTGTTGCAAAATCCAGAAGATCCTATCCTCTTATACAATTTTGCTTTGTGTTGTTTCCAAACCAAAAACTTTAAAAAGACAATCCAAGTTTTAGATCGGATCTTAAGTGAATACCCAGGTTTTATCGAACTGGACAATGTGTACCGGTTAAAAGTGTTTTCCCTTGTGGAACTCAAAGAATGGGAATCTGCGGAAGGGATCATCAAAGAACGATTACAAATTGCGATCGATGATGCCAAACTCCTCTCGTTTTTAGCCCATGTATATGAATACACCCACCGTTTGGAAGATGCGATCTCCATCCATAGAAGGATTTTAAAAGCCAATCCTGATTATAAAAATAGTTTGAATTCGCTTGGTTATTTACTCGCTCTGAAAAAAAAACTGACAGCGGAGGAAAGAGCAGAAGCCATTCGTTCCTTAAAAAAAGCCTTAGAGTTGGATCCGAATAATCCGGCCTATTTGGATAGTTTTGGGTATTTTTTGCAAACGAATGGGAAACCAGAAGAAGCTTGGAAGGCATATCGTAAGGCCTTACAAAAGAACCCAAACCACCCAGTCCTCCTCGAAAGGCTCAAGAACCTGAAGAAATAA
- the surE gene encoding 5'/3'-nucleotidase SurE, producing the protein MNLLITNDDGISSAGIKALERVLGKSYKTYLIAPLKERSVTSMALTVFQGMRVERINDNHYIADGFPVDCVNIGLYADIFPKIDFVISGINRGVNMGYDVHYSGTVGAAKHGALHGIPSLAVSSGRIDPEDGYEKEAELVLTFLEKYKSQIQSGEIWNLNFPPEVSGTGTISELVFTRLGRRRYSEKYEKKQIIEGVSEFQLNGSLLGHDEETGTDFEAYYQGKIPVTPIQLDLTEKNRLKELQSK; encoded by the coding sequence TTGAATTTACTCATCACAAATGACGACGGAATCTCTTCCGCCGGTATCAAAGCTTTGGAACGAGTCCTCGGCAAATCTTACAAAACATACCTCATTGCTCCTCTCAAAGAACGATCAGTGACTTCCATGGCACTGACTGTTTTCCAAGGGATGAGAGTAGAGCGGATCAATGATAACCATTACATCGCTGATGGTTTCCCAGTGGATTGTGTGAACATTGGTTTGTATGCAGACATATTTCCTAAAATTGACTTTGTCATCTCTGGGATCAACAGAGGAGTGAACATGGGATATGATGTGCATTATTCAGGGACAGTTGGTGCGGCAAAACATGGTGCCTTACATGGTATCCCTTCTCTTGCTGTGAGTTCTGGTCGCATTGATCCAGAAGATGGGTATGAAAAAGAAGCCGAACTTGTGTTAACTTTCTTAGAAAAATATAAATCCCAAATCCAATCCGGAGAAATATGGAATTTGAATTTTCCTCCTGAAGTCAGTGGAACGGGAACCATAAGTGAACTTGTTTTTACAAGACTCGGGCGTCGTCGTTATTCCGAAAAGTATGAGAAAAAACAAATCATTGAAGGTGTCAGCGAATTTCAGTTAAACGGAAGTTTACTTGGACATGATGAAGAAACAGGCACAGACTTTGAAGCGTATTACCAAGGAAAAATCCCTGTCACACCGATCCAATTGGACCTAACAGAAAAAAATCGTCTGAAGGAATTACAATCCAAATAA
- a CDS encoding LIC10415 family protein has translation MDVRLNRLLNSAEKLIQDKKDTKDVSGKAGNQTQKADEKSDFVVSLPVQYHNIQSRLTELQKQLSKEQSRIGLLEDNTQEENKLKELLFEGEPLFPELGEGNKSKPEILETSKATVSGLLAELKKKEVESENIFSLGMMLNPEEFKGKIGSVSTASMKPISETMVKRLLGG, from the coding sequence ATGGATGTTCGTCTCAATCGTCTCCTCAACTCAGCCGAAAAATTAATCCAGGACAAAAAAGACACCAAAGATGTCTCTGGAAAAGCAGGAAACCAAACCCAAAAGGCAGATGAAAAATCTGACTTTGTGGTAAGTCTTCCTGTTCAGTACCACAATATCCAATCACGGCTCACAGAATTACAAAAACAACTTTCGAAGGAACAATCTCGGATTGGACTTTTGGAAGACAATACCCAAGAAGAAAACAAACTCAAAGAACTTTTGTTTGAGGGAGAACCACTCTTTCCAGAGTTAGGTGAAGGAAATAAATCCAAACCTGAAATTTTGGAAACAAGCAAAGCGACAGTTTCTGGCCTTCTTGCTGAACTAAAGAAAAAAGAAGTGGAAAGTGAAAATATCTTTTCGCTTGGTATGATGTTAAACCCAGAAGAGTTTAAGGGAAAAATTGGATCAGTTTCCACTGCTTCCATGAAACCTATTTCAGAAACAATGGTCAAACGTCTCCTCGGCGGTTAA